From Anticarsia gemmatalis isolate Benzon Research Colony breed Stoneville strain chromosome 3, ilAntGemm2 primary, whole genome shotgun sequence, one genomic window encodes:
- the fz gene encoding frizzled class receptor — translation MGRTGVAFVILVVYFVVTIETTRVTVLPGDTLPHHGRCEPITIEICQHIRYNQTIFPNLLNHANQEEAGPEIHMLTPLIKVNCSPDLKFFLCSVYAPVCTILDTAIPPCRHLCESARQNCDDLMIKFGFPWPAHLECSKFPVATDENVICVGDNNITHESRKQTESKLPKVDFKNSNERDPTKLHGAKDYGFVCPVQFKVPKNLDLEYSLKVGDKIEHDCGAPCSGMFFTQDEKNFSRLWIGIWATLCAVSCLFTVLTFLIDTDRFRYPERPIIFLSVCYLMVAAAYVMGWSAGDSVSCQGPFPTTVSGTRLPNISVITQGTKHEPCTILFMVVYFFSMASSIWWVILTLTWFLAAGLKWGHEAIEANSQYFHLAAWAVPAIKTISILAMGKVDGDVLSGVCYVGLWDAEALRGFVLAPLCVYLVFGTIFLLAGFVSLFRIRTVMKHDGTKTDKLEKLMIRIGVFGVLYTVPALIVIACLFYEQANYDDWMVTWHRDMCSTPLYSIPCPFTRRETDRPKFEMFMIKYLMTMIVGITSSFWIWSGKTLVSWRQFFDKIKGRRVEAYV, via the exons ATGGGTAGAACGGGGGTTGcgtttgttattttagtagtttattttgttgttacaatTGAAACTACACGTGTGACTGTACTACCAGGAGATACATTACCTCATCATGGTCGTTGTGAACCAATCACTATTGAGATTTGTCAACACATAAGGTACAATCAAACAATATTTCCAAATCTATTAAATCATGCCAATCAAGAAGAAGCTGGGCCTGAAATACACATGCTTACGCCCTTGATCAAAGTTAATTGTTCTCCTGACCTGAAATTCTTCCTGTGTTCTGTATATGCACCCGTATGTACAATTTTAGACACAGCCATACCTCCTTGTCGTCATTTGTGTGAGTCCGCACGGCAAAATTGTGATGATCTCATGATCAAATTTGGATTTCCATGGCCTGCACATTTAGAATGTTCCAAGTTTCCCGTTGCTACTGATGAGAATGTGATATGTGTtggtgataataatataacccaTGAATCTCGAAAACAAACTGAGAGTAAACTACCTAAAGTAGATTTTAAAAACAGCAATGAAAGAGATCCTACTAAACTTCATGGAGCTAAAGATTATGGGTTTGTCTGCCCAGTACAATTCAAAGTACCAAAAAACTTGGATCTGGAATACTCTCTTAAGGTTGGAGATAAAATAGAACACGATTGTGGAGCCCCATGCAGTGGTATGTTCTTTACACAAGATGAGAAGAACTTTTCTAGATTATGGATTGGTATCTGGGCAACATTGTGTGCAGTGAGTTGTCTGTTTACAGTACTGACATTTCTCATAGACACAGACAGATTTAGATATCCTGAGAGGCCTATTATATTTCTATCAGTATGTTATCTTATGGTGGCTGCAGCATATGTGATGGGTTGGAGTGCAGGCGACAGTGTTAGTTGCCAGGGGCCCTTCCCTACCACAGTCAGTGGTACAAGACTCCCTAACATATCAGTTATAACTCAAGGTACAAAACATGAGCCatgtacaatattgtttatgGTGGTATACTTCTTCAGTATGGCCTCAAGTATTTGGTGGGTTATTCTGACACTCACATGGTTTCTGGCAGCTGGTCTGAAGTGGGGTCATGAAGCAATTGAAGCAAATTCACAATATTTTCACTTAGCTGCATGGGCAGTACCAGCAATCAAGACAATATCAATATTAGCTATGGGAAAAGTAGATG GTGACGTACTGTCTGGTGTTTGCTATGTTGGACTATGGGATGCAGAAGCTCTCAGAGGATTTGTCTTAGCTCCACTCTGTGTATACCTAGTGTTTGGAACTATCTTCCTACTTGCAGGATTCGTATCACTTTTCCGAATAAGAACTGTAATGAAACATGATGGAACAAAAACtgataaattagaaaagttaATGATCCGTATTGGTGTATTTGGTGTATTATACACAGTGCCTGCTTTAATTGTAATTGCCTGCCTATTCTATGAGCAAGCAAACTATGATGACTGGATGGTTACTTGGCACCGTGACATGTGTTCAACACCTCTGTATTCTATTCCATGCCCCTTCACACGCAGAGAAACAGATCGCCCGAAATTCGAAATGTTTATGATTAAGTACCTAATGACTATGATAGTTGGTATTACATCCAGTTTTTGGATTTGGTCAGGCAAAACATTAGTCTCCTGGCGTCAATTTTTTGACAAGATAAAGGGTCGTAGAGTTGAAGCATATGTATAA
- the ida gene encoding anaphase promoting complex subunit 5 ida isoform X2, producing the protein MEVGSENLDFIKLVNVKGNIENITPHKIAVVAFIREYGLLKIEANRLIDCTIAPKYRKDFCMLALKLIQCPDMEFKELEALLTDGRYNLLSVHLQNFCVRLQNIYINGVSALMDCVTSTVDKLMIESNPCIMARYSVLGLYLRRILLNLDKLTFVQVVSLYKSFCLYYQKGRPGQMIRSLSKEKLNNMESQSNASPVTPEEIKPLELSMKMNIIDRDNFDEGGQWSRKQAELFTAQQANLLHINEKKAMPPRQLQKTIIQIMNDIPDFPDIHFLSFLNCIRTKEFSGAQDSLYNYFDRTIFNSAANNSCDRTKNFRYAALNRAAMHTHFGHKSVAMEAVREALARAQEAADPVGLLGAAAWGALAGGRARRAALLTREPRVTPAAHAPHAAHAPHAAHAPRAPPSPRLTAVVAQLLAQHTAVNGANPAHIFQVIMRGDSINYLHSMTDLSMAALANTAALWSLYGKTEMASVTCQLLLGLNTKCTVGAGSVWHATEALAAGGAGAVACLAWRGAAALGASLASQLRVAPAAAIATRFRAAHALYAGKWEEAEESIRQLASSDRWESQLLKAEMYYLKGDATEALESLYDILDFCKTEDDSLHFISLRVKAMILMSQVQHSFSNIQSTNIMLLNEALWLAKSYHLHYWAATAEMHLANVQLSMGCAKNALTLARKALPTIMADGSAYDMARALLLYTKCRIATAAPCGEARFQVLQSCCEALDCVKKYFSKVGAHVRMLQTFYLQAQLYHDMGNHAARNQSAWMYRQLELLNCVEPSNMLLVMY; encoded by the exons ATGGAGGTTGGATCGGAAAACTTAGATTTCATTAAGTTAGTAAATGTCAAAGGAAACATTGAGAATATTACTCCTCATAAAATAGCTGTTGTAGCATTTATTCGAGAGTATGGATTGCTGAAGATTGAAG caAACAGGTTGATAGATTGTACTATAGCTCCCAAATATAGGAAGGATTTTTGCATGTTAGCCCTCAAGCTTATTCAG TGTCCAGATATGGAGTTTAAAGAACTAGAAGCACTATTAACAGATGGACGTTACAACTTACTGAGCGTACATCTACAGAATTTTTGTGTCCGTCTTCAAAACATTTACATCAATGGAGTCAGTGCACTCATGGACTGTGTCACTTCTACTGTAGACAAACTTATGATTGAGTCTAATCCTTGTATTATGGCTAGATATAGTGTTTTAG GATTATATCTCAGAAGAATACTCCTCaatttagataaattaacatttgtTCAGGTTGTATCCTTGTACAAgtcattttgtttgtattaccAAAAGGGTAGGCCTGGTCAAATGATAAGATCCTTGAGTAAAGAG aaattaaataacatgGAATCTCAGAGCAATGCATCACCTGTAACACCTGAAGAAATCAAACCACTAGAGCTGTCaatgaaaatgaatattattgatagagataa TTTTGATGAAGGTGGTCAATGGTCAAGAAAGCAAGCAGAGTTATTCACGGCCCAGCAAGCAAATTTATTACATATCAACGAGAAGAAAGCCATGCCACCCAGACAACTACAGAAAACGATCATTCAAATCATGAATGACATTCCAGATTTTCCAGACATC CATTTTCTCAGTTTCCTAAACTGCATCCGGACCAAAGAGTTCAGCGGCGCCCAAGACTCCCTGTACAACTACTTCGATCGCACCATATTCAACTCGGCCGCGAACAACTCATGCGACCGGACGAAAAACTTTCGATACGCGGCGTTGAACAGAGCCGCCATGCACACCCACTTCGGCCACAA GTCGGTGGCCATGGAGGCGGTGCGCGAGGCGCTGGCGCGCGCGCAGGAGGCGGCCGACCCCGTGGGGCTGCTGGGCGCGGCCGCGTGGGGCGCGCTGGCGGGCgggcgcgcgcgccgcgccgcgctgcTGACCCGCGAGCCGCGCGTGACGCCGGCCGCGCACGCGCCGCACGCGGCCCACGCGCCGCACGCCGCGCACGCGCCGCGCGCTCCTCCCTCGCCGCGCCTCACCGCCGTCGTGGCGCAGCTGCTCGCCCAGCATACCGCCGTCAACGGCGCTAACCCGGCTCACATCTTTCAG GTCATAATGAGAGGAGACTCGATCAATTACTTACACTCGATGACGGATCTTTCTATGGCCGCCCTAGCGAATACGGCGGCGTTGTGGTCGCTCTACGGTAAAACTGAGATGGCGTCGGTGACCTGCCAGCTTCTTCTCGGACTCAATACGA AGTGCACGGTGGGCGCGGGCAGCGTGTGGCACGCCACGGAGGCgctggcggcgggcggcgcgggcgccgtGGCGTGCCTGGcgtggcgcggcgcggcggcgctggGCGCGTCGCTCGCCTCGCAGCTGCGCGtggcgcccgccgccgccatCGCCACGCGCTTCCGAGCCGCGCACGCGCTCTACGCGG GGAAGTGGGAAGAAGCCGAAGAGAGTATACGACAGTTGGCCTCCTCCGATAGATGGGAGAGTCAACTGTTGAAGGCGGAGATGTACTATCTCAAGGGAGACGCCACGGAGGCGCTCGAATCGTTATACGATATCTTAGATTTCTGCAAGACGGAAGACGACAGCCTTCATTTCATATCGTTACGAGTGAAAGCGATGATTCTAATGTCACAAGTGCAGCACTCGTTTAGTAATATTCAGTCGACAAATATAATGCTACTAAACGAAGCGCTATGGTTAGCTAAGTCCTATCATCTACATTACTGGGCAGCCACGGCTGAAATGCATTTAGCGAATGTACAACTGAGTATGGGTTGTGCAAAGAATGCTCTTACTCTTGCGAGAAAAGCGTTACCTACGATAATGGCAGATGGTAGCGCTTATGATATGGCTAGag cTTTGCTGTTATACACTAAATGCCGGATAGCAACAGCAGCGCCTTGTGGTGAAGCGCGATTTCAAGTACTGCAGTCGTGTTGTGAAGCGTTAGACTGTGTTAAAAAGTACTTCTCCAAAGTTGGAGCCCACGTCAGAATGCTACAGACATTTTACTTACAG GCGCAACTGTACCACGATATGGGAAATCATGCAGCAAGAAACCAAAGTGCTTGGATGTACAGACAATTAGAATTACTGAATTGTGTAGAACCATCAAATATGTTGTtagttatgtattaa
- the ida gene encoding anaphase promoting complex subunit 5 ida isoform X1, with translation MEVGSENLDFIKLVNVKGNIENITPHKIAVVAFIREYGLLKIEANRLIDCTIAPKYRKDFCMLALKLIQCPDMEFKELEALLTDGRYNLLSVHLQNFCVRLQNIYINGVSALMDCVTSTVDKLMIESNPCIMARYSVLGLYLRRILLNLDKLTFVQVVSLYKSFCLYYQKGRPGQMIRSLSKEKLNNMESQSNASPVTPEEIKPLELSMKMNIIDRDNSFDEGGQWSRKQAELFTAQQANLLHINEKKAMPPRQLQKTIIQIMNDIPDFPDIHFLSFLNCIRTKEFSGAQDSLYNYFDRTIFNSAANNSCDRTKNFRYAALNRAAMHTHFGHKSVAMEAVREALARAQEAADPVGLLGAAAWGALAGGRARRAALLTREPRVTPAAHAPHAAHAPHAAHAPRAPPSPRLTAVVAQLLAQHTAVNGANPAHIFQVIMRGDSINYLHSMTDLSMAALANTAALWSLYGKTEMASVTCQLLLGLNTKCTVGAGSVWHATEALAAGGAGAVACLAWRGAAALGASLASQLRVAPAAAIATRFRAAHALYAGKWEEAEESIRQLASSDRWESQLLKAEMYYLKGDATEALESLYDILDFCKTEDDSLHFISLRVKAMILMSQVQHSFSNIQSTNIMLLNEALWLAKSYHLHYWAATAEMHLANVQLSMGCAKNALTLARKALPTIMADGSAYDMARALLLYTKCRIATAAPCGEARFQVLQSCCEALDCVKKYFSKVGAHVRMLQTFYLQAQLYHDMGNHAARNQSAWMYRQLELLNCVEPSNMLLVMY, from the exons ATGGAGGTTGGATCGGAAAACTTAGATTTCATTAAGTTAGTAAATGTCAAAGGAAACATTGAGAATATTACTCCTCATAAAATAGCTGTTGTAGCATTTATTCGAGAGTATGGATTGCTGAAGATTGAAG caAACAGGTTGATAGATTGTACTATAGCTCCCAAATATAGGAAGGATTTTTGCATGTTAGCCCTCAAGCTTATTCAG TGTCCAGATATGGAGTTTAAAGAACTAGAAGCACTATTAACAGATGGACGTTACAACTTACTGAGCGTACATCTACAGAATTTTTGTGTCCGTCTTCAAAACATTTACATCAATGGAGTCAGTGCACTCATGGACTGTGTCACTTCTACTGTAGACAAACTTATGATTGAGTCTAATCCTTGTATTATGGCTAGATATAGTGTTTTAG GATTATATCTCAGAAGAATACTCCTCaatttagataaattaacatttgtTCAGGTTGTATCCTTGTACAAgtcattttgtttgtattaccAAAAGGGTAGGCCTGGTCAAATGATAAGATCCTTGAGTAAAGAG aaattaaataacatgGAATCTCAGAGCAATGCATCACCTGTAACACCTGAAGAAATCAAACCACTAGAGCTGTCaatgaaaatgaatattattgatagagataa CAGTTTTGATGAAGGTGGTCAATGGTCAAGAAAGCAAGCAGAGTTATTCACGGCCCAGCAAGCAAATTTATTACATATCAACGAGAAGAAAGCCATGCCACCCAGACAACTACAGAAAACGATCATTCAAATCATGAATGACATTCCAGATTTTCCAGACATC CATTTTCTCAGTTTCCTAAACTGCATCCGGACCAAAGAGTTCAGCGGCGCCCAAGACTCCCTGTACAACTACTTCGATCGCACCATATTCAACTCGGCCGCGAACAACTCATGCGACCGGACGAAAAACTTTCGATACGCGGCGTTGAACAGAGCCGCCATGCACACCCACTTCGGCCACAA GTCGGTGGCCATGGAGGCGGTGCGCGAGGCGCTGGCGCGCGCGCAGGAGGCGGCCGACCCCGTGGGGCTGCTGGGCGCGGCCGCGTGGGGCGCGCTGGCGGGCgggcgcgcgcgccgcgccgcgctgcTGACCCGCGAGCCGCGCGTGACGCCGGCCGCGCACGCGCCGCACGCGGCCCACGCGCCGCACGCCGCGCACGCGCCGCGCGCTCCTCCCTCGCCGCGCCTCACCGCCGTCGTGGCGCAGCTGCTCGCCCAGCATACCGCCGTCAACGGCGCTAACCCGGCTCACATCTTTCAG GTCATAATGAGAGGAGACTCGATCAATTACTTACACTCGATGACGGATCTTTCTATGGCCGCCCTAGCGAATACGGCGGCGTTGTGGTCGCTCTACGGTAAAACTGAGATGGCGTCGGTGACCTGCCAGCTTCTTCTCGGACTCAATACGA AGTGCACGGTGGGCGCGGGCAGCGTGTGGCACGCCACGGAGGCgctggcggcgggcggcgcgggcgccgtGGCGTGCCTGGcgtggcgcggcgcggcggcgctggGCGCGTCGCTCGCCTCGCAGCTGCGCGtggcgcccgccgccgccatCGCCACGCGCTTCCGAGCCGCGCACGCGCTCTACGCGG GGAAGTGGGAAGAAGCCGAAGAGAGTATACGACAGTTGGCCTCCTCCGATAGATGGGAGAGTCAACTGTTGAAGGCGGAGATGTACTATCTCAAGGGAGACGCCACGGAGGCGCTCGAATCGTTATACGATATCTTAGATTTCTGCAAGACGGAAGACGACAGCCTTCATTTCATATCGTTACGAGTGAAAGCGATGATTCTAATGTCACAAGTGCAGCACTCGTTTAGTAATATTCAGTCGACAAATATAATGCTACTAAACGAAGCGCTATGGTTAGCTAAGTCCTATCATCTACATTACTGGGCAGCCACGGCTGAAATGCATTTAGCGAATGTACAACTGAGTATGGGTTGTGCAAAGAATGCTCTTACTCTTGCGAGAAAAGCGTTACCTACGATAATGGCAGATGGTAGCGCTTATGATATGGCTAGag cTTTGCTGTTATACACTAAATGCCGGATAGCAACAGCAGCGCCTTGTGGTGAAGCGCGATTTCAAGTACTGCAGTCGTGTTGTGAAGCGTTAGACTGTGTTAAAAAGTACTTCTCCAAAGTTGGAGCCCACGTCAGAATGCTACAGACATTTTACTTACAG GCGCAACTGTACCACGATATGGGAAATCATGCAGCAAGAAACCAAAGTGCTTGGATGTACAGACAATTAGAATTACTGAATTGTGTAGAACCATCAAATATGTTGTtagttatgtattaa